In one Spirosoma rigui genomic region, the following are encoded:
- a CDS encoding RNA polymerase sigma factor: MMYHTDQELVALYIQTGSDHYFAQIYTRHRQRVYQKCLFYTGCSDDSEDFVQDIFVRLTRKLTSYKGDAKFTTWLHTVTVNYCIDQLRKQQQDEVLWRAYLLDPAHTNDWGNAPDDAHFEAFERVLNQLPRQQRELLLAKYEEGAQIKDIATRQELTTSAVKMRIKRARDRARILYDKIVSGDEYD, from the coding sequence ATGATGTACCACACTGATCAGGAATTGGTTGCCCTGTATATACAAACGGGCAGCGATCATTATTTTGCGCAGATCTATACCCGACACCGACAGCGGGTTTACCAGAAGTGTCTGTTTTACACAGGTTGTTCCGATGATTCGGAAGATTTCGTTCAAGACATTTTCGTGCGGCTGACCCGAAAACTAACCAGTTACAAGGGTGACGCCAAGTTCACCACCTGGCTCCATACGGTAACGGTCAACTACTGCATCGATCAGCTCCGAAAACAGCAGCAGGACGAGGTCCTCTGGCGCGCCTACCTCCTCGATCCTGCCCATACCAACGACTGGGGTAATGCACCGGATGATGCGCACTTCGAAGCTTTTGAACGGGTGCTTAACCAACTGCCCCGCCAGCAGCGCGAACTACTGCTGGCCAAGTACGAGGAGGGCGCACAGATAAAAGATATAGCGACGCGTCAGGAGCTGACGACGAGTGCCGTAAAAATGCGTATCAAGCGGGCGCGTGACCGGGCCCGCATCCTCTATGACAAGATTGTTTCCGGTGACGAGTACGACTGA
- the infC gene encoding translation initiation factor IF-3: MALPQRRPPRRVVEEPYKVNERILAREVRVVGENVEQGIYETNQAQAMAKAQNLDLVEVSPNAVPPVCRIVDYSKFKYEQKKKQKEIKANATKVVIKEIRFGPNTDDHDFEFKLKHAINFLKEGAKVKAYVQFVGRAIVFKDRGFQLLDRFSKGLEEYGKIEAEPKLEGKRMSMFLAPKVVTPKK; this comes from the coding sequence ATGGCATTACCCCAGCGCAGACCACCCCGTCGCGTGGTTGAAGAACCCTACAAAGTCAATGAGCGCATTTTGGCCCGCGAAGTGCGGGTCGTTGGTGAAAATGTAGAGCAGGGAATTTACGAGACAAACCAGGCGCAGGCCATGGCGAAGGCCCAGAACCTTGACCTGGTTGAGGTGTCGCCCAATGCTGTTCCGCCCGTTTGCCGGATCGTGGACTACTCCAAGTTCAAATACGAGCAGAAGAAAAAGCAGAAAGAAATCAAGGCCAATGCAACGAAAGTTGTCATTAAGGAGATCCGGTTCGGTCCCAACACCGACGATCACGACTTTGAGTTCAAGCTCAAGCACGCCATTAACTTTCTGAAAGAAGGCGCCAAGGTAAAGGCCTACGTTCAGTTCGTTGGCCGGGCTATTGTCTTTAAAGACCGGGGTTTTCAATTACTCGACCGGTTTTCGAAAGGTCTGGAAGAATACGGTAAAATCGAGGCCGAACCCAAGCTGGAGGGCAAGCGCATGAGCATGTTCCTGGCCCCTAAAGTGGTTACGCCCAAAAAATAA
- a CDS encoding EVE domain-containing protein, translated as MNYWLVKSEPDVYGWHHFTQQGIAVWDGVRNYQARNNLNAMRTGDQVLFYHSVTNPAVVGLARVVREAYPDPTVTVEPGKSATWVVVELAPIMKLETPVSLRAIKAEPLLANIGLIKQSRLSVMPIRPNEFEQILRLGTATE; from the coding sequence TTGAATTACTGGCTCGTTAAATCCGAACCCGATGTCTACGGGTGGCACCATTTCACCCAACAGGGCATCGCTGTCTGGGACGGTGTTCGCAATTACCAGGCCCGCAATAACCTGAATGCCATGCGCACCGGCGACCAGGTGCTGTTTTACCATAGCGTCACCAATCCCGCCGTAGTTGGGCTGGCGCGCGTCGTTCGTGAAGCCTATCCGGACCCAACGGTGACTGTCGAGCCCGGCAAGAGCGCAACCTGGGTCGTGGTAGAGCTGGCGCCCATTATGAAGCTGGAAACACCCGTTTCGCTGCGGGCCATTAAAGCCGAGCCCCTGCTGGCCAACATCGGTCTGATCAAGCAGTCACGCCTGTCGGTGATGCCCATTCGTCCCAACGAATTTGAACAGATTCTCCGACTGGGAACGGCAACCGAATGA
- the thrS gene encoding threonine--tRNA ligase has product MIAQDEQIRVTLPDGSVRPYPKGSTGLDIATQISEGLARNVLAAKVNGVIQDATRPIDTDANVQLLTWNDAEGKATFWHSSAHLLAEALESLYPGVQFGIGPAVETGFYYDVDLNGQPFSQEDFKKVEDKMIELARRKESYVRKPMSKADAVAYFTEKGDPYKLDLLEGLADGTITFYTQGNFTDLCRGPHIPNTSFIKAVKLMNVAGAYWRGNEKNKQLTRIYAVTYPKQKELDDYLFLLEEAKKRDHRKLGKELELFAFSEKVGAGLPLWLPKGTMLRERLENFLRRAQIRAGYQQVVTPHIGSKQLYVTSGHWDKYGEDSFQPIKTPDPNEEFLLKPMNCPHHCEIYKTKPRSYRDLPLRLAEFGTVYRYEQSGELHGLTRVRGFTQDDAHIFCRPDQVKDEFMKVIDLVLYVFKSLGFSDYSAQISLRDPEKEGKYIGSDELWEKAESAIIEAAAEKGLPTVTELGEAAFYGPKLDFMVRDALGRKWQLGTIQVDYNLPNRFELEYIGADNQKHRPVMIHRAPFGSMERFIAILIEQTAGNFPLWLSPDQIAILPISEKYEEYANDLFFTLQEHDIRGFVDLRDEKIGRKIRDAEVNKVPYMLIVGEKESAEGKLSVRRKGQGDLGMMTVDDFVRSFQAEVKL; this is encoded by the coding sequence ATGATTGCGCAGGACGAACAAATCCGCGTGACGCTGCCCGACGGCAGCGTTCGGCCTTATCCCAAAGGAAGCACCGGGCTGGATATCGCCACCCAAATTAGTGAAGGCCTGGCCCGCAACGTGCTGGCCGCCAAGGTGAACGGCGTCATTCAGGACGCGACCCGCCCCATTGATACCGACGCCAACGTTCAGCTCCTGACCTGGAACGACGCTGAGGGGAAAGCTACGTTCTGGCACTCCTCCGCTCACCTGCTGGCCGAGGCTCTCGAGAGTCTCTACCCGGGTGTGCAGTTTGGTATCGGTCCGGCGGTAGAAACCGGATTTTACTACGATGTCGACCTGAACGGGCAGCCGTTTTCGCAGGAAGACTTCAAGAAAGTAGAAGACAAGATGATCGAACTGGCCCGCCGGAAAGAGTCATACGTACGCAAGCCCATGAGCAAAGCCGATGCTGTTGCTTATTTTACCGAGAAAGGAGACCCCTACAAGCTTGACCTCCTTGAGGGTCTGGCCGACGGGACTATTACGTTTTATACCCAGGGTAACTTTACGGATCTCTGCCGGGGCCCCCACATTCCCAATACCAGCTTTATCAAAGCCGTGAAGCTGATGAACGTAGCGGGTGCCTACTGGCGCGGTAACGAGAAGAATAAGCAGCTGACCCGGATTTACGCCGTTACCTATCCCAAACAGAAGGAACTCGACGATTACCTGTTCCTGCTGGAGGAAGCAAAAAAGCGCGACCACCGCAAGCTGGGCAAGGAGCTGGAACTGTTTGCTTTCTCGGAGAAAGTAGGGGCGGGACTGCCCCTGTGGCTGCCCAAAGGGACCATGCTGCGCGAACGGCTGGAGAATTTCCTGCGTCGTGCCCAGATCCGGGCGGGCTACCAGCAGGTGGTAACGCCCCACATTGGCAGCAAGCAGCTCTACGTCACGTCGGGCCACTGGGATAAGTACGGCGAGGACTCGTTCCAGCCCATCAAGACGCCTGATCCGAACGAGGAGTTCCTGCTCAAACCCATGAACTGCCCGCACCACTGCGAGATCTACAAAACCAAACCCCGCTCGTACCGCGACCTGCCCCTGCGGCTGGCCGAGTTCGGCACGGTGTACCGCTATGAGCAGTCGGGCGAGTTGCACGGCCTGACGCGGGTGCGGGGCTTCACTCAGGATGATGCTCACATTTTCTGCCGGCCCGACCAGGTGAAAGACGAGTTTATGAAAGTCATCGATCTGGTCCTGTATGTGTTCAAATCCCTCGGGTTTTCTGACTACAGCGCCCAGATTTCGCTGCGGGACCCCGAGAAGGAAGGCAAATACATCGGGTCGGACGAGCTGTGGGAGAAGGCAGAGTCGGCCATTATCGAAGCAGCCGCTGAGAAAGGGTTGCCGACGGTAACGGAGCTGGGCGAAGCCGCTTTTTACGGACCCAAGCTGGATTTCATGGTGCGGGATGCGCTCGGCCGCAAATGGCAACTGGGTACCATCCAGGTGGATTACAATTTGCCTAACCGCTTTGAGCTAGAGTACATCGGCGCTGATAACCAGAAGCACCGGCCGGTGATGATCCACCGGGCACCGTTCGGATCGATGGAGCGGTTTATTGCTATCCTGATCGAGCAGACGGCGGGTAACTTCCCGCTCTGGCTCTCGCCCGACCAGATCGCGATCCTGCCCATCTCGGAGAAGTACGAAGAATACGCCAATGACCTGTTCTTCACCCTGCAGGAGCATGATATCCGCGGGTTTGTCGATCTGCGCGATGAGAAGATCGGCCGGAAGATCCGCGATGCGGAAGTCAACAAAGTACCGTATATGCTCATCGTCGGCGAGAAAGAGTCGGCCGAAGGCAAGCTCTCCGTCCGGCGGAAGGGCCAGGGTGACCTGGGTATGATGACAGTCGACGATTTTGTGCGCTCCTTCCAGGCGGAGGTGAAGCTGTGA
- a CDS encoding tetratricopeptide repeat protein, which yields MKRVYLRRSYRVSGTTSRYAPGQRMGSSMIKFLFIFGLAALLTACGSDNRQTAGIPDFPKPGDSSRTAGALRALTRAINQSGPASAYAKRAVLLLAMGRVSDALADIDEAISRNDNTGSYYLTRAQILRALQQPDKALVNAQRAEILGIDTPELYTLQGDLYQQQNEFGKARLYVARALQMAPYDGEAYFFNGLMAAKQGDTVQALALYQQSLRLKPRYLETYNQLAAIYRTLGDAPSALAYNGQALRYFPTNARLSYGRGLIYHTTGKIDSAMTYYQRTVQVQPGYYQAYFQMGLINQKYRNYYNALANYQRVQQLRPQFPRIDTYLGYCHEQMGQYDLAIEAYTKATKLNPADRQAAAGLWRSDRRRYAKNPYNSLFLPDATTEASTPGRAVLDTTRVRISTIQPKARVVSGDGDSLRRAVKPIGQN from the coding sequence TTGAAACGCGTATATTTGCGGAGAAGCTACCGAGTGAGCGGCACGACCAGCCGCTACGCACCGGGCCAGCGAATGGGGTCATCCATGATAAAATTCCTGTTTATTTTCGGCCTGGCCGCCCTGCTGACGGCCTGTGGCAGCGATAACCGGCAGACCGCGGGTATCCCGGATTTTCCGAAACCGGGCGACAGTAGCCGGACGGCCGGTGCCCTGCGCGCGCTGACCCGGGCCATCAATCAGTCCGGTCCTGCGTCGGCCTACGCCAAGCGCGCCGTGCTGCTGCTGGCGATGGGCCGGGTGAGCGATGCGCTGGCCGACATCGACGAAGCAATCAGCCGGAACGATAATACGGGATCGTACTACCTCACCCGCGCCCAGATACTGCGGGCATTGCAGCAGCCGGACAAGGCACTGGTCAACGCCCAGCGGGCTGAAATTCTGGGCATAGATACCCCCGAATTATATACCCTACAGGGCGATCTGTACCAGCAGCAGAACGAGTTCGGGAAAGCCCGTCTCTACGTAGCCCGCGCGCTGCAAATGGCCCCCTACGACGGGGAAGCTTATTTTTTCAACGGGCTGATGGCCGCTAAACAGGGTGATACGGTCCAGGCGCTGGCCCTCTATCAGCAGTCACTGCGGCTGAAACCGCGCTACCTGGAGACCTACAATCAGCTGGCGGCTATTTACCGGACGCTGGGCGATGCTCCCTCTGCGCTGGCCTACAACGGGCAGGCACTCCGGTATTTTCCCACCAACGCCCGGCTTAGTTACGGACGGGGCCTGATCTACCACACGACCGGAAAAATAGACAGCGCCATGACCTATTACCAGCGAACGGTTCAGGTGCAGCCCGGCTATTACCAGGCTTATTTCCAGATGGGACTCATCAACCAGAAGTACCGTAATTATTACAATGCGTTGGCTAATTACCAGCGGGTGCAGCAGCTGCGCCCCCAGTTTCCCCGCATCGATACGTACCTGGGCTATTGCCACGAGCAGATGGGGCAGTATGACCTGGCCATCGAGGCTTATACCAAAGCTACCAAACTTAACCCCGCCGATCGGCAGGCAGCGGCCGGTCTGTGGCGCTCCGATCGGCGCCGGTACGCGAAAAACCCATATAACTCCTTATTTTTGCCCGACGCCACCACGGAGGCATCGACACCGGGCCGGGCCGTGCTCGACACCACCCGCGTTCGTATTTCAACGATACAGCCGAAAGCCAGGGTGGTTAGCGGAGACGGAGATTCCCTCCGGCGGGCCGTCAAACCAATTGGACAGAATTGA
- a CDS encoding SanA/YdcF family protein, which yields METTLATDYSDDTPREAVGVRVVKLTMKATIALVFTGAMVVLVCNWWVVRTTEKQIFFRIDKLPANDVGLVLGTSKFVRTGKENLFFRYRMEATARLWKEGKVKYLILSGNNDSEYYNEPADMQRALVKLGVPASVMTLDYAGYRTFDSVVRCKDVFNQEKITIISQNFHNARALYIGNHEGIEAVAFAAQDVPDGYSLRTLIREYLARPYALLDVYVLRPQPEKGNWQRK from the coding sequence ATGGAGACAACGTTGGCCACCGACTACAGCGATGATACGCCCCGCGAAGCGGTTGGGGTACGCGTGGTCAAACTGACCATGAAAGCCACCATAGCCCTGGTGTTTACCGGGGCTATGGTGGTGCTGGTTTGCAACTGGTGGGTGGTTCGCACAACCGAGAAACAGATTTTCTTTCGGATCGATAAACTCCCGGCCAACGATGTAGGACTCGTGCTGGGAACGAGTAAGTTTGTCCGTACCGGCAAGGAGAACCTGTTTTTTCGGTACCGGATGGAGGCAACAGCCCGTCTCTGGAAGGAGGGGAAGGTGAAATACCTGATCCTGAGCGGAAACAACGACTCCGAGTACTACAATGAACCGGCCGATATGCAGCGGGCGCTCGTTAAACTGGGAGTACCGGCGTCGGTTATGACGCTTGATTACGCCGGCTACCGAACGTTCGATTCCGTCGTGCGGTGCAAGGACGTATTCAACCAGGAAAAGATTACGATTATCTCCCAGAATTTCCACAATGCCCGGGCCCTCTACATTGGTAACCACGAAGGCATTGAAGCCGTTGCTTTTGCGGCACAGGACGTACCCGACGGGTATTCGCTCCGAACCCTGATTCGGGAGTACCTCGCCCGGCCTTACGCCCTGCTTGACGTGTACGTGCTGCGACCCCAACCCGAGAAAGGAAACTGGCAACGTAAGTAA
- a CDS encoding class I SAM-dependent methyltransferase has translation MQLITPAPWSDYELIDSGDFQKLERFGDFVLARPEPQAIWSKSLTDDEWEERTHALFRRDRQSPERGDWQTTPAMRDPWFVTFKQAGLNLTFKLALTSFKHVGLFPEQADNWVYIHDKVKAMIDTGQGVGRPRVLNLFAYTGGASLAARQAGADVTHVDAVKPVISWARENMDHSELDNIRWIVEDATKFVRREVRRGNLYNGIILDPPAYGRGPDGEKWVLEEHLNDLLQSCADLLDRDNFFFIINLYSLGFSSLILDNLMGQTFGEVPNAEWGELFMTDSVHKRLPLGVFYRFASL, from the coding sequence ATGCAACTCATTACCCCCGCCCCCTGGTCCGACTATGAACTGATCGACTCGGGCGACTTTCAGAAACTCGAACGCTTCGGTGACTTTGTGCTGGCCCGTCCCGAGCCGCAGGCTATCTGGTCAAAATCCCTCACCGACGATGAATGGGAAGAGCGTACCCATGCCCTGTTTCGGCGTGACCGCCAGTCGCCCGAACGTGGGGACTGGCAAACGACGCCTGCGATGCGCGATCCCTGGTTCGTTACCTTCAAGCAGGCTGGTCTGAACCTAACCTTTAAGCTGGCACTGACCTCGTTTAAGCACGTGGGGTTGTTTCCCGAACAGGCCGACAACTGGGTCTATATCCACGATAAGGTGAAGGCCATGATCGATACCGGGCAGGGCGTAGGACGGCCCAGGGTGCTGAATCTCTTCGCCTATACCGGGGGGGCTTCGCTCGCGGCCCGGCAGGCGGGTGCCGACGTAACCCACGTGGATGCCGTGAAGCCCGTAATCAGCTGGGCGCGGGAGAATATGGACCATAGTGAACTGGATAACATTCGCTGGATCGTTGAGGATGCCACCAAATTTGTTCGGCGGGAGGTGCGCCGGGGAAACCTCTACAATGGTATCATCCTCGACCCACCCGCCTACGGTCGTGGACCCGACGGGGAGAAATGGGTCCTCGAAGAACACCTAAACGACCTGCTCCAGTCCTGCGCCGACCTGCTTGACCGGGACAATTTCTTTTTCATCATCAACTTATACTCGCTGGGTTTCTCGTCGCTGATCCTCGATAACCTGATGGGGCAGACCTTTGGGGAGGTACCCAACGCTGAATGGGGGGAGCTGTTCATGACCGACAGCGTTCACAAACGGTTGCCGTTGGGGGTGTTTTACCGCTTTGCGTCGCTTTGA
- a CDS encoding RNA polymerase sigma factor, protein MASHYQLNDEELIKLYLHTQQNNYFEVLYKRYVSKVYSRCLSLTKDAYRAEDYTHDIFLRVYGNLGKFKENSAFSTWLYSISYNYCMDQIRSANRNLTVALDDQDEHSLTESGDPELVEAQLQQLARVMNTITPEETHMLQLKYEEGLDIRAIAEQLALKDSAVKMRLKRTRDKIRRLYGEPLS, encoded by the coding sequence ATGGCTTCTCACTATCAACTGAATGACGAAGAGTTGATTAAACTGTATCTGCACACCCAGCAGAACAATTATTTCGAAGTGCTGTACAAGCGGTACGTAAGCAAAGTGTACAGTCGCTGTCTATCCTTAACCAAAGATGCCTATCGCGCTGAAGACTACACCCACGACATTTTCCTTCGCGTATACGGGAACCTGGGCAAGTTCAAAGAAAATTCTGCCTTCTCCACCTGGCTGTATTCAATCTCCTACAATTACTGCATGGATCAGATTCGCTCGGCCAACCGGAACCTGACCGTTGCCCTTGATGATCAGGATGAACACAGTCTGACCGAATCGGGCGACCCTGAACTGGTTGAAGCGCAGCTTCAGCAACTGGCCCGGGTAATGAACACCATCACACCGGAAGAAACGCACATGCTGCAACTCAAATACGAAGAAGGATTGGATATCAGGGCCATTGCCGAACAGCTGGCCCTGAAAGACAGTGCGGTGAAAATGAGGCTCAAACGCACCCGCGATAAAATTCGCCGGCTTTACGGCGAACCCCTGTCCTGA
- a CDS encoding LytR/AlgR family response regulator transcription factor: MPTRQCIIIEDDQVAQQYLLMYLTRLPYLNVVDVFENPLDALPALYSNEIDLLFLDMHLPGIDGLDFLKSLSHPPRVIITTADPAFALDAFEAGVTDYLVKPFSFERLLKAVNRAITVSDTNVPVKTPTHVFFKTGRESVRTLISDILYVEAFGALSKVYTPTAVLVVSELLADLHDQLPEGEFLRVHKSYIAARHWITKISSKFVFIQQYQIPLGATYREQVEKVIGISR, translated from the coding sequence ATGCCTACACGCCAATGCATCATTATTGAAGACGATCAGGTTGCCCAGCAGTACCTGCTCATGTACCTCACCCGTTTGCCTTACCTCAACGTTGTCGACGTATTCGAGAATCCGCTTGATGCCTTACCGGCGCTGTATAGCAACGAGATCGACCTGTTGTTTCTCGACATGCACCTGCCGGGCATTGATGGACTGGATTTTCTGAAATCGCTCAGTCATCCCCCCCGGGTTATTATCACCACTGCCGATCCGGCCTTTGCCCTGGATGCGTTCGAAGCGGGTGTAACCGATTACCTGGTCAAGCCTTTTTCGTTCGAACGGTTATTGAAAGCCGTCAACCGGGCCATCACGGTTTCGGATACGAACGTACCCGTGAAAACCCCCACCCACGTTTTTTTTAAAACCGGCCGCGAATCGGTGCGGACATTGATTAGCGATATTCTTTACGTAGAAGCGTTCGGCGCTTTGAGTAAAGTATACACACCCACGGCTGTGCTGGTTGTGAGTGAACTACTGGCCGATCTGCACGACCAGTTGCCGGAAGGGGAATTTCTGCGGGTGCATAAATCCTACATTGCCGCCCGGCACTGGATCACTAAAATCTCTTCAAAATTTGTCTTTATTCAGCAGTATCAGATTCCGCTGGGTGCTACTTACCGGGAGCAGGTGGAGAAAGTAATCGGGATAAGCCGGTGA
- a CDS encoding DinB family protein has protein sequence MVPNDELIRIIDLLNTTYESEEAWHGPSVVEALRGVTPDIAGKRITPNTHTIAELVFHMTSWRIFCVKKMQGDIDFDITTPAKDFGALPDRIDDFEWEALEMELSLSQEELINELDKRDDDEFLEDIVPGRDYTYYDMLHGIINHDLYHTGQIVILKKALTFKTAGSRFADTDEDEYGSPFGGSQEHDDYY, from the coding sequence ATGGTTCCGAACGACGAACTGATTCGTATTATTGATCTGCTTAATACCACGTACGAAAGCGAGGAAGCCTGGCACGGGCCTTCGGTGGTGGAAGCGCTACGGGGTGTAACGCCCGATATTGCCGGCAAACGCATAACGCCGAACACGCATACCATTGCGGAATTGGTTTTCCACATGACCAGCTGGCGGATCTTCTGCGTTAAGAAGATGCAGGGTGATATCGACTTCGACATCACGACCCCCGCCAAGGATTTTGGCGCGTTGCCGGACCGGATCGATGATTTTGAGTGGGAAGCGCTCGAAATGGAATTAAGCCTGAGTCAGGAGGAGCTGATCAACGAACTTGACAAGCGCGATGATGATGAATTTCTGGAAGATATCGTGCCCGGTCGGGACTATACGTACTACGATATGCTGCACGGCATCATCAACCACGACCTGTACCATACGGGCCAGATCGTGATTCTGAAGAAAGCCCTGACGTTCAAAACGGCGGGATCCCGGTTTGCCGATACCGACGAGGATGAATATGGTTCACCCTTCGGTGGCAGCCAGGAACACGACGATTATTATTGA
- the rpmI gene encoding 50S ribosomal protein L35, whose product MPKVKTNSAAKKRFKLTGTGKIKRKHAFHSHILTKKTTKQKRNLVHDALVVGPDQPRIKALLNI is encoded by the coding sequence ATGCCAAAAGTAAAAACCAATTCGGCGGCCAAAAAGCGTTTCAAGCTGACCGGCACCGGAAAAATCAAGCGGAAGCATGCCTTCCACAGTCACATCCTGACCAAGAAAACGACCAAGCAGAAGCGCAACCTCGTGCATGACGCCCTGGTCGTTGGCCCTGATCAGCCCCGCATCAAAGCGTTGCTGAACATCTAA
- the rplT gene encoding 50S ribosomal protein L20, which translates to MPRSVNHVASRARRKKVMKLAKGYFGRRKNVWTVAKNAVEKGLGYAYRDRRAKKRDFRSLWIQRINAGARIHGLSYSALMGALNKSDIQLNRKVLADLAMNHPEAFKAVVDQVK; encoded by the coding sequence ATGCCACGTTCCGTCAATCACGTTGCCTCACGGGCGCGCCGGAAAAAAGTAATGAAGCTGGCCAAAGGCTATTTTGGTCGGCGTAAGAATGTCTGGACGGTTGCCAAAAATGCCGTTGAGAAAGGTTTAGGCTATGCCTACCGCGACCGTCGCGCCAAGAAGCGCGATTTCCGCTCCCTCTGGATTCAGCGTATCAACGCTGGTGCCCGGATTCATGGCCTGTCCTATTCGGCATTAATGGGCGCGCTGAACAAATCCGACATTCAGCTCAACCGCAAAGTACTGGCCGATCTGGCCATGAACCACCCGGAAGCGTTCAAAGCCGTTGTGGACCAAGTAAAGTAA